A single region of the Rhizobium sp. NLR16a genome encodes:
- a CDS encoding DNA translocase FtsK, translating into MRFPRTNLTDAADFSSGIETELPEENPGERPPAPIWQSNFSLAPNVRFTRTPETLISRRRPSNDPVRSEPEAEQQAIRIEPVTLEVPFDIYLPEPAEAAAAPAQATETPQPPAAALEAPTLRVASELSSISDFAFWEVMAFEEGEPVRAPSIILPKIETAPESITSLFRIMEWRPGAPKPTQAASRPVQPPAAAPAPIAPRPPAAISLERPVRTREAATAPAPQAAPQTAPMPQVTPVPQAAPESQAALVPQAAPVSRPTPPVAAVLPSPRLAARPEKIDASGYEFPPRALLQEPPERLGEIMSQETLEQNAGLLESVLEDFGIKGEIIHVRPGPVVTLYEFEPAPGVKSSRVIGLADDIARSMSALSARVAVVPGRNVIGIELPNVTRETVYFREMIESQDFDKSGYKLALGLGKTIGGEPVIAELAKMPHLLVAGTTGSGKSVAINTMILSLLYRMTPEQCRLIMVDPKMLELSVYDGIPHLLTPVVTDPKKAVMALKWAVREMEERYRKMSRLGVRNIDGYNGRVSQAREKGETIHIMVQVGFDRQTGAPIEESQELDLAPMPYIVVIVDEMADLMMVAGKEIEGAIQRLAQMARAAGIHLIMATQRPSVDVITGTIKANFPTRISFQVTSKIDSRTILGEQGAEQLLGQGDMLHMQGGGRIARVHGPFVSDAEVEKVVAHLKTQGRPEYLDTVTADEEEEPEEEDAGAVFDKSAMASEDGNELYEQAVKVVMRDKKCSTSYIQRRLGIGYNRAASLVERMEKEGLVGPANHVGKREIVSGRSEGD; encoded by the coding sequence ATGCGTTTTCCCAGAACCAATTTGACGGATGCCGCAGATTTTTCCAGCGGCATTGAAACGGAGCTTCCGGAGGAAAATCCAGGCGAGAGGCCGCCGGCGCCGATCTGGCAGAGCAACTTCTCGCTCGCGCCGAATGTTCGCTTCACCCGCACGCCCGAAACGCTGATCAGCCGCCGCCGCCCGTCGAACGACCCCGTTCGCAGCGAACCGGAAGCGGAACAGCAGGCGATACGGATAGAACCGGTCACGCTAGAGGTGCCCTTCGATATCTACCTGCCGGAGCCCGCTGAAGCTGCCGCAGCACCGGCTCAGGCGACCGAGACGCCGCAGCCGCCGGCCGCCGCGCTGGAGGCTCCTACCCTGCGCGTCGCTTCCGAACTGTCTTCGATTTCCGATTTTGCCTTCTGGGAAGTCATGGCCTTCGAGGAGGGCGAACCGGTGCGCGCGCCCTCGATCATTCTTCCGAAGATCGAGACCGCACCCGAATCAATTACCTCGCTGTTTCGCATCATGGAATGGCGCCCGGGCGCGCCGAAGCCCACTCAGGCGGCGTCCCGACCGGTCCAGCCGCCGGCTGCAGCGCCCGCGCCGATAGCTCCGCGCCCGCCGGCGGCCATTTCCCTGGAAAGGCCCGTCCGTACCCGCGAGGCGGCGACTGCACCGGCGCCGCAGGCCGCGCCCCAGACTGCGCCGATGCCTCAGGTCACGCCGGTGCCTCAGGCCGCCCCAGAGTCTCAGGCTGCCCTCGTGCCCCAGGCCGCCCCCGTGTCTCGGCCTACGCCCCCGGTCGCCGCAGTCCTGCCGTCGCCGCGCCTTGCGGCGAGGCCTGAAAAGATCGATGCATCGGGTTATGAATTCCCGCCGCGCGCTCTTTTGCAGGAGCCGCCTGAACGTCTCGGCGAGATCATGTCGCAGGAGACGCTGGAGCAGAATGCCGGCCTTCTGGAAAGCGTGCTTGAGGATTTCGGCATCAAGGGAGAGATCATTCATGTCCGCCCCGGCCCCGTCGTCACCCTTTATGAATTCGAACCGGCGCCCGGCGTGAAGTCGTCGCGGGTCATCGGCCTGGCCGATGATATCGCCCGCTCGATGTCGGCGCTGTCGGCTCGCGTCGCCGTCGTTCCCGGCCGCAACGTCATCGGCATCGAGCTGCCGAATGTCACCCGTGAAACAGTTTATTTCCGCGAGATGATCGAGAGCCAGGATTTCGACAAGAGCGGCTATAAGCTGGCGCTCGGACTCGGCAAGACCATCGGCGGTGAGCCTGTGATCGCCGAGCTCGCGAAGATGCCGCACCTGCTCGTCGCCGGCACCACCGGCTCGGGCAAATCGGTCGCCATCAACACGATGATCCTGTCGCTGCTCTACCGCATGACGCCGGAGCAATGCAGACTGATCATGGTCGACCCGAAGATGCTTGAGCTTTCCGTCTATGACGGCATTCCGCATCTGCTGACGCCCGTCGTCACCGATCCGAAGAAGGCGGTCATGGCGCTGAAATGGGCCGTGCGCGAAATGGAGGAGCGTTATCGCAAGATGTCGCGCCTCGGCGTGCGCAACATCGACGGTTACAATGGCCGCGTCTCCCAGGCGCGCGAAAAGGGCGAGACCATCCACATCATGGTCCAGGTCGGCTTCGACCGGCAGACCGGCGCGCCGATCGAGGAAAGCCAAGAGCTGGATCTTGCGCCGATGCCCTATATCGTCGTGATCGTCGACGAAATGGCCGATCTGATGATGGTCGCCGGCAAAGAGATCGAGGGCGCGATCCAGCGTCTGGCGCAGATGGCGCGTGCCGCGGGCATTCATCTGATCATGGCGACCCAGCGCCCGTCGGTCGATGTCATCACCGGCACGATCAAGGCGAATTTCCCGACCCGCATCTCCTTCCAGGTCACCTCGAAGATCGACAGCCGCACCATCCTCGGCGAGCAGGGCGCCGAACAGCTGCTCGGCCAGGGCGACATGCTGCATATGCAGGGCGGCGGACGCATCGCCCGCGTCCACGGTCCCTTCGTCTCCGATGCCGAAGTGGAGAAAGTCGTTGCGCACCTGAAGACGCAGGGGCGCCCCGAATATCTCGACACCGTGACGGCCGACGAGGAGGAAGAGCCGGAAGAGGAAGACGCCGGCGCCGTTTTCGACAAGAGCGCCATGGCTTCGGAGGATGGCAATGAGCTTTACGAGCAGGCCGTCAAGGTCGTCATGCGCGACAAGAAGTGCTCGACCTCCTATATCCAGCGCCGCCTCGGCATCGGTTACAACAGAGCCGCTTCGCTCGTCGAGCGCATGGAGAAGGAAGGTCTCGTCGGCCCAGCAAACCATGTCGGCAAGCGCGAGATCGTTTCCGGACGGAGCGAGGGCGATTGA
- the polA gene encoding DNA polymerase I, with translation MKKGDHLFLVDGSGFIFRAFHALPPLTRKTDGLPVGAVSGFCNMLWKLLRDARNTDVGVTPTHLAVIFDYSAKTFRKDLYDAYKANRSAPPEELIPQFGLIREATRAFNLPCIETEGFEADDIIATYARQAEAAGADVTIVSSDKDLMQLVTSNVHMYDSMKDKQIGIPDVVEKWGVPPEKMIDLQAMTGDSVDNVPGIPGIGPKTAAQLLEEYGDLDTLLDRATEIKQVKRRETILANIEMARLSRELVRLRTDVPLDLDLDALVLEPQNGPKLIGFLKTMEFTSLTRRVAEVCDCDASAIEPAVVPIEWGKAAHGPDLDAAEPEPVAGGIPDVSGESVPVPPRAKAKSGVEGAFSPADLAKARAEAFAALPFDHSTYETIRDLAALDRWIADARDTGLVAFDTETTSLDAMQAELVGFAMAIADNVSDPTGTKIRAAYVPLAHKNGVGDLLGGGLADNQIPMGDALPRLKALLEDESVLKIAQNLKYDYLLMKRYGIETKSFDDTMLISYVLDAGTGAHGMDPLSEKFLGHTPIPYKDVAGSGKANVTFDLVDIDRATHYAAEDADVTLRLWLVLKPRLAATGLTSVYERLERPLLPVLARMEARGITVDRQILSRLSGELAQGAARLEDEIYQLAGERFNIGSPKQLGDILFGKMGLAGGSKTKTGQWSTSASVLEDLAAAGFELPRKIVDWRQLTKLKSTYTDALPGYVHPETRRVHTSYSLASTTTGRLSSSEPNLQNIPVRTAEGRRIRTAFISTPGHKLISADYSQIELRVLAHVAEIPQLTKAFEDGVDIHAMTASEMFGVPVEGMPGEVRRRAKAINFGIIYGISAFGLANQLSIERSEAGDYIKKYFERFPGIRDYMESRKAMARDKGYVETIFGRRINYPEIRSSNPSVRAFNERAAINAPIQGSAADVIRRAMIKMEPALAEAGLAERVRMLLQVHDELIFEVEDEDVEKAMPVIVSVMENATMPALEMRVPLKVDARAASNWDEAH, from the coding sequence ATGAAAAAAGGCGATCATCTCTTCCTAGTCGACGGTTCCGGCTTCATCTTCCGGGCGTTTCACGCATTGCCGCCGCTGACACGCAAGACCGACGGTCTGCCGGTCGGCGCCGTTTCCGGTTTCTGCAACATGCTGTGGAAGCTCTTGAGGGATGCGCGCAACACCGATGTCGGCGTAACGCCGACCCATCTTGCCGTCATTTTCGACTATTCCGCCAAGACCTTTCGTAAGGATCTCTATGACGCCTACAAGGCGAACCGCTCGGCCCCGCCGGAAGAGCTCATCCCGCAATTCGGCCTGATAAGAGAGGCGACCCGCGCCTTCAACCTGCCCTGCATCGAGACCGAAGGCTTCGAGGCCGACGATATCATCGCCACCTACGCCCGCCAGGCCGAGGCGGCGGGCGCCGATGTCACCATCGTTTCCTCCGACAAGGATCTGATGCAGCTCGTCACCTCAAATGTCCACATGTACGACAGCATGAAGGACAAGCAGATCGGCATTCCCGATGTCGTCGAGAAATGGGGCGTGCCGCCGGAAAAGATGATCGACCTGCAGGCGATGACCGGTGACTCCGTCGACAATGTTCCCGGCATTCCCGGCATCGGCCCGAAAACGGCTGCCCAGCTCCTTGAGGAATATGGCGATCTCGACACGCTGCTCGATCGCGCCACCGAGATCAAGCAGGTCAAACGCCGCGAGACGATCCTTGCCAATATCGAGATGGCGCGGCTTTCGCGCGAACTCGTGCGGCTGCGCACCGACGTGCCGCTTGATCTCGATCTCGACGCGCTGGTGCTGGAACCGCAGAATGGCCCGAAGCTCATCGGCTTCCTGAAGACGATGGAATTCACGTCGCTGACCCGACGCGTCGCCGAAGTCTGCGATTGCGATGCGAGCGCGATCGAACCGGCGGTCGTCCCTATCGAATGGGGTAAGGCGGCCCATGGTCCCGATCTCGATGCGGCCGAGCCGGAGCCCGTTGCCGGCGGCATCCCCGACGTTTCGGGCGAATCGGTGCCCGTGCCGCCGCGCGCGAAGGCAAAGAGCGGTGTCGAAGGCGCTTTTTCGCCGGCGGATCTAGCCAAAGCGCGGGCCGAGGCTTTTGCGGCGCTGCCTTTCGATCATTCGACCTATGAGACGATCCGCGATCTGGCGGCGCTCGACCGATGGATCGCCGATGCGCGCGACACCGGCCTCGTGGCTTTCGATACCGAGACCACGTCGCTGGATGCGATGCAGGCCGAGCTTGTCGGTTTTGCGATGGCGATCGCCGACAATGTCAGCGATCCCACTGGAACGAAGATTCGCGCCGCCTATGTGCCGCTTGCCCACAAGAACGGCGTCGGCGATCTGCTCGGCGGCGGCCTGGCCGACAACCAGATTCCCATGGGTGACGCCTTGCCGCGGCTGAAGGCATTGCTGGAGGACGAATCGGTCCTCAAGATCGCCCAGAACCTGAAATACGACTACCTCTTGATGAAGCGCTACGGCATCGAGACGAAGAGTTTCGACGACACGATGCTGATCTCGTATGTGCTCGACGCCGGCACCGGCGCTCACGGCATGGATCCGCTCTCGGAAAAATTCCTCGGCCATACGCCGATCCCCTACAAGGATGTGGCGGGCAGCGGCAAGGCGAACGTCACCTTCGATCTGGTCGATATCGACCGCGCCACCCATTATGCCGCTGAAGACGCCGACGTGACGCTGCGCCTGTGGCTGGTGTTGAAGCCGCGGCTGGCGGCGACGGGGCTGACCAGCGTCTACGAGCGGCTGGAGCGGCCGCTGCTGCCGGTGCTGGCGCGTATGGAAGCGCGCGGCATCACCGTCGACCGGCAGATCCTGTCGCGGCTGTCAGGCGAACTGGCTCAGGGTGCGGCGCGCCTGGAAGACGAGATCTACCAGCTCGCCGGCGAGCGTTTCAACATCGGTTCGCCGAAGCAGCTGGGCGACATCCTGTTCGGCAAGATGGGACTTGCCGGCGGCAGCAAGACGAAGACCGGACAATGGTCGACCTCCGCCTCAGTGCTCGAGGACCTCGCCGCCGCCGGTTTCGAGCTGCCGCGCAAGATCGTCGACTGGCGCCAGCTCACCAAGCTGAAATCCACCTATACCGACGCGCTTCCGGGCTATGTCCATCCGGAAACCAGGCGGGTCCACACCTCCTATTCGCTGGCTTCGACGACCACGGGGCGCCTGTCCTCGTCCGAACCGAACCTGCAGAACATTCCGGTGCGCACCGCAGAGGGCCGCAGGATCCGCACCGCCTTCATCTCGACGCCGGGTCACAAGCTGATCTCCGCCGACTACAGCCAGATCGAACTGCGGGTGCTCGCCCATGTGGCCGAGATCCCGCAGCTGACCAAGGCCTTCGAGGATGGCGTCGACATTCACGCCATGACGGCCTCGGAAATGTTCGGCGTGCCGGTCGAAGGCATGCCGGGTGAGGTGCGCCGCCGCGCCAAGGCGATCAATTTCGGCATCATCTACGGCATCTCCGCTTTCGGCCTCGCCAACCAGCTTTCGATCGAGCGCTCGGAAGCCGGCGACTACATCAAGAAATATTTCGAGCGCTTCCCCGGCATCCGCGACTATATGGAAAGCCGCAAGGCGATGGCCCGCGACAAGGGTTATGTCGAAACGATCTTCGGCCGCCGCATCAACTATCCCGAAATCCGCTCCTCCAACCCTTCGGTGCGCGCCTTCAACGAACGGGCGGCGATCAACGCGCCGATCCAGGGCTCTGCTGCCGACGTCATCCGCCGGGCGATGATCAAGATGGAGCCGGCGCTGGCCGAAGCCGGTCTTGCCGAGCGTGTGCGCATGCTGCTGCAGGTGCATGACGAGCTGATTTTCGAGGTCGAGGACGAGGACGTCGAAAAGGCGATGCCGGTCATTGTCTCCGTCATGGAAAACGCCACGATGCCGGCGCTCGAAATGCGCGTGCCGCTCAAGGTCGATGCTCGCGCCGCCAGCAATTGGGACGAGGCGCATTAA
- a CDS encoding MarR family transcriptional regulator has protein sequence MDSGAYLASQLAKGFARSLHQRAVGLGFSPGQFPILLELWAEDGLTQKQLLDRVAIEQATMANTLSRMVRDGLIERRPHPSDKRAQLIFLTPKARAMEAEAIETAREADLALFKGFRGFERELTLEYIRRLLENAKAL, from the coding sequence ATGGATTCGGGAGCTTACCTTGCCAGCCAGCTGGCGAAGGGTTTTGCCCGCTCGCTGCACCAGCGCGCGGTAGGGCTCGGTTTCTCTCCCGGCCAGTTTCCCATCCTGCTGGAACTCTGGGCCGAGGATGGGCTGACCCAGAAACAGCTTCTCGACCGAGTTGCTATCGAGCAGGCGACCATGGCCAACACGCTTTCGCGCATGGTCCGCGACGGGCTGATCGAACGCCGGCCGCATCCGTCCGACAAGCGGGCGCAGCTGATTTTCCTGACGCCGAAGGCCCGTGCCATGGAGGCTGAGGCGATCGAGACCGCGCGTGAGGCGGACCTGGCGCTGTTCAAAGGCTTTCGCGGATTCGAGCGCGAGCTGACGCTCGAATATATCCGCCGGCTGCTGGAAAACGCCAAGGCGCTCTGA
- a CDS encoding EAL domain-containing protein, with protein MFSVITCIRDDHDWRLVLAAAAVCLVGAMAAMLPLSRAQECDAGRRKLWIGASAFAFGTGVWATHFIAMLAYDGGMPISYQLGLTALSFLLSVAGSWAAIVVASESRGRFSRIRGGVLMALGIASMHLTGMQAIETQAVIVYDPYMTLSAVLAGALLSSAAFHAFFRWRGPRRLLTSSVTFVLAICALHFISMASITLVPDPGKEVPAMVLDTSLLAAIVVVAATALILTAIAVVFIESHLTDLRGLANASQEGLLILRDGRIIDANERFQALSGWKLADLAGKAASAALTVIQGQNRPGETLLSTSSGKEIAVEVNTSRIVYRGHNCDVLAVRDLTERRQAEEMIEHLAHHDVLTDLPNRSLFDTRIRQALQMAERKSSKVALFYIDLDRFKSVNDIFGHAEGDRILRKVASILRRVADESDTIARLGGDEFAIIQPAGQQPAAAQKLAAAILDEFAAEMDTARDPTAVGVSLGIALYPADGRDVDEICNNADIALYRVKHGGRGKACFFDAEMDEATRARRQIESELRHAITRNQIHVCYQPIYGALSGEISGYEALMRWNRPGHGISEPDVFIPIAEESGSIVQLGEWVLREACTEAARWPHPLTIAVNVSPVQFMLPNLCERIEAILEETGLAPDRLEIEITEAALIRDRDRVMATLQRLRSLGVHIVMDDFGTGFSSLSNLRTFPFDKIKVDRSFTGMLEHDAASRSIVRAIIGLGHSLGMPVVTEGVETETQRQIVVEEGCAQVQGFLLGKPDIEPSIKLAARKSLLSSTADSDALSTPWRRPTRLACE; from the coding sequence ATGTTTTCGGTCATTACATGTATTCGGGACGATCATGATTGGCGGCTGGTACTTGCGGCCGCCGCGGTTTGTCTGGTCGGCGCGATGGCAGCAATGCTGCCGCTTTCGCGCGCTCAAGAATGCGATGCCGGGCGCCGCAAGCTCTGGATCGGCGCCTCGGCTTTCGCCTTCGGCACCGGCGTATGGGCAACGCACTTCATCGCGATGCTGGCCTATGACGGCGGCATGCCGATCAGCTACCAACTGGGGCTGACGGCGCTTTCCTTCCTCCTGTCGGTTGCCGGTTCGTGGGCGGCGATCGTCGTCGCTTCGGAGAGCCGCGGCAGGTTTTCGCGCATCCGCGGCGGCGTCCTGATGGCGCTCGGCATCGCCTCGATGCACCTGACCGGTATGCAGGCGATCGAGACACAGGCGGTAATCGTCTATGATCCCTACATGACGCTGAGTGCGGTTCTGGCGGGGGCGCTGCTGTCGAGCGCTGCCTTCCACGCCTTCTTCCGGTGGAGGGGCCCGAGGCGGCTCCTCACCTCGTCCGTCACCTTCGTCCTTGCAATCTGCGCTCTCCACTTCATTTCGATGGCAAGCATCACGCTCGTGCCGGATCCCGGCAAAGAGGTTCCGGCGATGGTGCTCGATACCAGTCTGCTGGCGGCGATCGTGGTGGTAGCGGCGACCGCTCTCATTCTGACCGCTATCGCGGTGGTCTTTATCGAAAGCCATCTGACGGATCTGAGAGGGCTCGCCAATGCCTCACAGGAAGGATTGCTGATCCTGCGCGATGGCAGGATCATCGATGCCAATGAACGCTTCCAGGCTCTTTCCGGCTGGAAGCTTGCCGATCTTGCCGGCAAGGCGGCGTCCGCTGCCTTGACCGTCATCCAGGGGCAGAACAGGCCCGGCGAGACCTTGCTCAGCACCAGCAGCGGCAAGGAGATCGCCGTCGAAGTGAATACGAGCCGGATCGTCTATCGCGGTCACAATTGTGACGTGCTGGCGGTGCGCGATCTGACGGAGCGCAGGCAGGCCGAAGAGATGATAGAACATCTCGCCCACCACGATGTTCTGACCGATCTTCCCAACCGGTCGTTGTTCGATACGCGCATCCGCCAGGCGCTGCAGATGGCCGAACGAAAGAGCAGCAAGGTGGCTCTCTTCTACATCGATCTCGATCGGTTCAAGAGCGTCAACGATATTTTCGGCCATGCCGAGGGCGACCGAATTCTCCGCAAGGTCGCCTCGATTCTCCGTCGCGTCGCTGATGAAAGCGATACGATCGCCCGTCTCGGTGGCGATGAATTTGCCATCATCCAGCCCGCCGGACAGCAACCGGCGGCCGCACAGAAGCTCGCAGCCGCGATCCTCGACGAATTCGCCGCCGAGATGGATACGGCGCGCGACCCCACCGCCGTCGGCGTCAGCCTCGGCATCGCCCTTTACCCGGCCGACGGACGTGATGTCGACGAGATCTGCAACAATGCCGATATCGCACTCTATCGGGTCAAACACGGCGGCCGCGGAAAGGCCTGTTTCTTCGATGCGGAAATGGACGAGGCCACGCGAGCCCGCCGCCAAATCGAAAGCGAACTGCGCCACGCCATCACCCGCAATCAGATCCATGTCTGCTATCAGCCGATTTACGGTGCGCTTAGCGGCGAGATCAGCGGTTATGAGGCCTTGATGCGCTGGAACCGGCCGGGGCACGGCATCAGCGAGCCGGATGTCTTCATTCCAATCGCCGAGGAAAGCGGATCGATCGTCCAGCTCGGCGAATGGGTGCTGCGCGAGGCCTGTACAGAGGCTGCGCGCTGGCCGCATCCGCTGACGATCGCCGTCAATGTCTCGCCGGTGCAGTTCATGCTGCCGAACCTTTGCGAGCGGATCGAGGCAATCCTCGAGGAAACGGGGCTCGCGCCCGACCGGCTGGAAATCGAAATCACCGAAGCCGCTCTCATCCGTGACCGCGATCGGGTGATGGCCACGCTGCAGCGCCTGCGCAGTCTGGGTGTTCACATCGTCATGGACGACTTCGGCACCGGTTTTTCCTCGCTTTCCAACCTGCGAACCTTCCCGTTCGACAAGATCAAGGTCGACCGCAGCTTCACCGGCATGCTGGAACATGACGCTGCGTCACGTTCGATCGTGCGCGCAATCATCGGTCTCGGCCACAGCCTCGGCATGCCTGTCGTAACGGAGGGCGTCGAAACCGAGACGCAGCGCCAGATCGTCGTCGAAGAAGGCTGCGCCCAGGTACAGGGCTTTTTGCTCGGCAAGCCGGATATCGAGCCGAGCATCAAGCTCGCCGCCCGCAAAAGTCTTCTGTCCTCGACGGCCGACTCCGACGCGCTGTCAACACCGTGGCGGCGACCTACGCGTCTTGCCTGCGAGTAG
- a CDS encoding M20/M25/M40 family metallo-hydrolase, with protein MADLQQVLARADHNLSSSLEKLFELLRIQSISTDPVYKAECRKAAEWLVAYLEGLGFTASVRDTPGHPMVVAHHGGASADAPHVLFYGHYDVQPVDPIELWENDPFEPSIKDVGDGRKILTGRGTSDDKGQLMTFVEACRAYKEINGALPCRITILFEGEEESGSPSLKPFLEANASELKADYALVCDTGMWDRDTPAIAAALRGLVGEEVVVTAADRDLHSGLFGGAAANPIHILVEALAGLHDETGRITLDGFYDGVEETPDNIKASWETLGKTAESFLGEVGLSIPSGEKGRSVLELTWARPTAEVNGIWGGYTGEGFKTVIAAKASAKVSFRLVGTQDPAAIREAFRSYVRSKIPADCSVEFHPHGGSPAIRLSYDSPVLTKAKTALSDEWPKPAIVIGMGGSIPIVGDFQKMLGMESLLVGFGLSDDRIHSPNEKYELVSYHKGIRSWVRILQALAG; from the coding sequence ATGGCGGATCTACAACAGGTGCTTGCGCGCGCGGATCACAACCTTTCCTCAAGCCTCGAAAAGCTGTTCGAGCTTCTGCGCATCCAGTCGATTTCCACCGATCCCGTCTACAAGGCCGAATGCCGAAAGGCAGCCGAATGGCTGGTCGCCTATCTCGAAGGCCTTGGCTTTACCGCCTCGGTGCGTGACACTCCGGGCCATCCGATGGTGGTCGCCCACCATGGCGGCGCTTCCGCCGACGCGCCGCATGTGCTTTTCTACGGCCATTATGACGTGCAGCCGGTCGACCCGATCGAGCTCTGGGAAAACGATCCCTTCGAGCCATCGATCAAGGATGTCGGCGATGGCCGCAAGATCCTGACCGGGCGCGGCACCTCCGACGACAAGGGCCAGTTGATGACCTTCGTCGAAGCCTGCCGCGCCTATAAGGAGATCAACGGCGCACTTCCCTGCCGCATCACCATTCTGTTCGAGGGTGAGGAGGAATCGGGCTCACCGTCCTTGAAGCCTTTCCTCGAAGCAAACGCCTCCGAACTCAAGGCCGATTATGCGCTTGTCTGCGATACCGGCATGTGGGACCGCGATACGCCGGCAATCGCCGCGGCACTGCGCGGCCTCGTCGGCGAGGAGGTGGTCGTGACGGCCGCCGACCGCGACCTGCATTCCGGCCTCTTCGGCGGTGCTGCGGCCAATCCGATCCATATTCTCGTCGAGGCGCTTGCCGGCCTGCATGACGAGACGGGCCGCATCACGCTCGACGGTTTCTACGACGGCGTCGAGGAAACGCCCGACAACATCAAGGCGTCATGGGAGACGCTCGGCAAGACGGCCGAGAGCTTCCTCGGTGAAGTCGGCCTTTCCATTCCCTCCGGCGAAAAGGGCCGGTCGGTGCTGGAACTCACCTGGGCAAGGCCGACGGCCGAAGTCAACGGCATCTGGGGCGGATATACCGGCGAAGGCTTCAAGACGGTCATCGCCGCCAAGGCCTCGGCAAAGGTTTCGTTCCGGCTCGTCGGTACCCAGGATCCGGCTGCTATCCGCGAAGCTTTCCGCAGCTATGTCAGGTCGAAAATTCCGGCCGACTGCTCGGTGGAATTCCATCCGCATGGCGGCTCGCCGGCGATTCGTCTCTCCTATGATTCGCCTGTTCTGACCAAGGCGAAGACGGCGCTTTCCGACGAATGGCCGAAACCTGCCATCGTCATCGGCATGGGCGGCTCGATCCCGATCGTCGGCGATTTCCAGAAGATGCTCGGCATGGAATCACTGCTCGTCGGTTTCGGTCTCAGCGACGACCGCATCCATTCGCCGAACGAGAAATACGAGCTTGTTTCCTATCACAAGGGCATCCGCTCCTGGGTGCGTATCCTTCAGGCACTGGCCGGCTGA
- a CDS encoding SH3 domain-containing protein: protein MKNLIVKIAGAALLLLAPAIAQAAEGYSTANVNMRAGPSTRYPAVAVIPAGSSVEIRGCLSNVNWCDVEFYGGRGWVSGQYVQAVYQQRRVYVGPEYYRPLGIPMVTFSVGNYWDRYYRHRDFYRERDRWSRGPDYYYRNRDGDYYRNRDGDYYRDRDRGYYSRDRDYRERNRDWRDDDRREEVRRPERRKTDTDFRDLPQFRGGKADTHNRPDPRASPFVCRPGDPACD from the coding sequence GTGAAAAACCTGATCGTCAAGATAGCCGGGGCCGCGCTGCTGTTGCTGGCTCCGGCAATCGCGCAGGCCGCCGAGGGTTACTCGACGGCAAACGTCAATATGCGTGCGGGTCCGAGCACCCGGTATCCCGCCGTCGCCGTCATACCCGCCGGATCATCGGTCGAAATTCGCGGCTGCCTTTCCAACGTCAACTGGTGTGACGTCGAGTTCTATGGCGGCCGCGGCTGGGTCTCGGGCCAGTACGTGCAGGCAGTCTACCAGCAACGCCGCGTCTATGTCGGGCCGGAATATTATCGCCCGCTGGGCATTCCAATGGTCACCTTCAGCGTCGGCAATTATTGGGACCGTTACTACCGCCATCGCGATTTCTATCGCGAGCGCGACCGCTGGAGCCGCGGCCCCGACTATTATTACCGCAACCGCGACGGCGATTATTACCGCAACCGCGACGGCGATTATTACCGTGACCGCGATCGCGGTTATTATTCCCGCGACCGCGACTACCGGGAACGCAACCGGGACTGGCGCGACGATGATCGCAGAGAGGAAGTCCGCCGGCCCGAGCGTCGGAAAACCGACACGGATTTCCGTGACCTGCCGCAGTTCAGAGGTGGTAAGGCCGACACCCACAATCGTCCGGATCCAAGGGCTTCGCCTTTCGTCTGCCGTCCGGGCGATCCCGCCTGCGACTGA